A section of the Lepidochelys kempii isolate rLepKem1 chromosome 4, rLepKem1.hap2, whole genome shotgun sequence genome encodes:
- the LOC140910210 gene encoding estradiol 17-beta-dehydrogenase 11-like isoform X2, with amino-acid sequence MNLFMEFLLLLLIIIYSYIEAFVKLFIPVKRKSVSGELVLITGAGHGIGRLTAYEFANRQSRLVLWDINKHGIEETAAECRRLGAAAHAFVVDCSKREEIYSAAEKVKKDIGDVNILVNNAGVITTADLLSTQDQQIQKMFEVNTLAHYWTTKAFLPAMMKNNHGHIVTVASVAGHLVASFMVTYCSSKFAAVGFHKALTQELSALGKDGIKTSCLCPVFINTGFVKNPSIRLMKVLEPEKVVNKLLEGILTNQKIIFVPSFLKICLIMENILPERVMAALYKLQNTQFDAVVGYKNRVISD; translated from the exons ATGAACCTCTTTATGGAGTTTTTGTTGCTTTTACTTATAATAATTTACTCCTACATAGAGGCTTTTGTGAAGCTTTTCATTCCTGTGAAAAGAAAGTCTGTCAGTGGAGAGCTTGTTCTCATTACCGGTGCTGGTCATGGAATTGGGAGACTTACAGCTTATGAATTTGCCAATCGACAAAGCAGATTGGTTCTATGGGACATCAATAAG CATGGCATTGAGGAAACAGCTGCAGAGTGCAGAAGGCTGGGGGCCGCAGCTCATGCTTTTGTGGTGGATTGCAGTAAAAGGGAAGAAATCTACAGTGCTGCAGAGAAG gtgaaaaaaGACATCGGAGATGTTAACATCTTGGTGAATAATGCAGGAGTGATTACAACTGCTGATCTGCTTTCAACTCAGGACCAGCAGATACAAAAAATGTTCGAGGTCAACACTCTCGCTCATTACTGG ACTACAAAAGCATTTCTGCCAGCAATGATGAAGAACAATCATGGCCATATTGTCACTGTTGCCTCAGTAGCTGGTCACTTGGTAGCTTCTTTCATGGTGACTTACTG TTCAAGCAAGTTTGCTGCAGTTGGATTTCATAAAGCCCTAACACAAGAACTTTCTGCATTGGGAAAGGATGGAATAAAAACATCATGCCTTTGTCCTGTTTTTATAAATACTGGCTTTGTCAAAAATCCAAGTATAAG ATTAATGAAAGTTTTGGAGCCAGAGAAGGTTGTAAATAAACTGCTAGAGGGGATATTGACCAaccagaaaattatttttgttccatCATTTCTGAAGATATGTCTAATAATGGAAAA CATTCTTCCAGAGCGTGTCATGGCAGCACTGTACAAACTGCAGAATACTCAATTTGATGCAGTTGTTGGATACAAAAACAGGGTCATAAGTGATTAG
- the LOC140910210 gene encoding estradiol 17-beta-dehydrogenase 11-like isoform X1 — protein sequence MAPRKQPPGPCRAAPWHMRGSTHCPRGSRPMRAAEPALRDEAACGASLAAPVPRGHKELAAASWSCAELGQHGIEETAAECRRLGAAAHAFVVDCSKREEIYSAAEKVKKDIGDVNILVNNAGVITTADLLSTQDQQIQKMFEVNTLAHYWTTKAFLPAMMKNNHGHIVTVASVAGHLVASFMVTYCSSKFAAVGFHKALTQELSALGKDGIKTSCLCPVFINTGFVKNPSIRLMKVLEPEKVVNKLLEGILTNQKIIFVPSFLKICLIMENILPERVMAALYKLQNTQFDAVVGYKNRVISD from the exons ATGGCTCCaaggaagcagccaccaggtccctgccgTGCAGCCCCATGGCACATGagaggctccacgcactgccctcGTGGTTCCAGGCCGAtgagagctgcggagccagcactaaGGGATGAAGCAGCctgtggagcctccctggccgcccctgtgcctaggggccacaaGGAGCTTGCAGCTGCCTCTTGGAGCTGTGCGGAgctagggcag CATGGCATTGAGGAAACAGCTGCAGAGTGCAGAAGGCTGGGGGCCGCAGCTCATGCTTTTGTGGTGGATTGCAGTAAAAGGGAAGAAATCTACAGTGCTGCAGAGAAG gtgaaaaaaGACATCGGAGATGTTAACATCTTGGTGAATAATGCAGGAGTGATTACAACTGCTGATCTGCTTTCAACTCAGGACCAGCAGATACAAAAAATGTTCGAGGTCAACACTCTCGCTCATTACTGG ACTACAAAAGCATTTCTGCCAGCAATGATGAAGAACAATCATGGCCATATTGTCACTGTTGCCTCAGTAGCTGGTCACTTGGTAGCTTCTTTCATGGTGACTTACTG TTCAAGCAAGTTTGCTGCAGTTGGATTTCATAAAGCCCTAACACAAGAACTTTCTGCATTGGGAAAGGATGGAATAAAAACATCATGCCTTTGTCCTGTTTTTATAAATACTGGCTTTGTCAAAAATCCAAGTATAAG ATTAATGAAAGTTTTGGAGCCAGAGAAGGTTGTAAATAAACTGCTAGAGGGGATATTGACCAaccagaaaattatttttgttccatCATTTCTGAAGATATGTCTAATAATGGAAAA CATTCTTCCAGAGCGTGTCATGGCAGCACTGTACAAACTGCAGAATACTCAATTTGATGCAGTTGTTGGATACAAAAACAGGGTCATAAGTGATTAG
- the LOC140910210 gene encoding estradiol 17-beta-dehydrogenase 11-like isoform X4 — MAPRKQPPGPCRAAPWHMRGSTHCPRGSRPMRAAEPALRDEAACGASLAAPVPRGHKELAAASWSCAELGQHGIEETAAECRRLGAAAHAFVVDCSKREEIYSAAEKVKKDIGDVNILVNNAGVITTADLLSTQDQQIQKMFEVNTLAHYWTTKAFLPAMMKNNHGHIVTVASVAGHLVASFMVTYCSSKFAAVGFHKALTQELSALGKDGIKTSCLCPVFINTGFVKNPSIRLMKVLEPEKVVNKLLEGILTNQKIIFVPSFLKICLIMEKPSVS, encoded by the exons ATGGCTCCaaggaagcagccaccaggtccctgccgTGCAGCCCCATGGCACATGagaggctccacgcactgccctcGTGGTTCCAGGCCGAtgagagctgcggagccagcactaaGGGATGAAGCAGCctgtggagcctccctggccgcccctgtgcctaggggccacaaGGAGCTTGCAGCTGCCTCTTGGAGCTGTGCGGAgctagggcag CATGGCATTGAGGAAACAGCTGCAGAGTGCAGAAGGCTGGGGGCCGCAGCTCATGCTTTTGTGGTGGATTGCAGTAAAAGGGAAGAAATCTACAGTGCTGCAGAGAAG gtgaaaaaaGACATCGGAGATGTTAACATCTTGGTGAATAATGCAGGAGTGATTACAACTGCTGATCTGCTTTCAACTCAGGACCAGCAGATACAAAAAATGTTCGAGGTCAACACTCTCGCTCATTACTGG ACTACAAAAGCATTTCTGCCAGCAATGATGAAGAACAATCATGGCCATATTGTCACTGTTGCCTCAGTAGCTGGTCACTTGGTAGCTTCTTTCATGGTGACTTACTG TTCAAGCAAGTTTGCTGCAGTTGGATTTCATAAAGCCCTAACACAAGAACTTTCTGCATTGGGAAAGGATGGAATAAAAACATCATGCCTTTGTCCTGTTTTTATAAATACTGGCTTTGTCAAAAATCCAAGTATAAG ATTAATGAAAGTTTTGGAGCCAGAGAAGGTTGTAAATAAACTGCTAGAGGGGATATTGACCAaccagaaaattatttttgttccatCATTTCTGAAGATATGTCTAATAATGGAAAA GCCATCAGTCTCATAA
- the LOC140910210 gene encoding estradiol 17-beta-dehydrogenase 11-like isoform X3 has protein sequence MAPRKQPPGPCRAAPWHMRGSTHCPRGSRPMRAAEPALRDEAACGASLAAPVPRGHKELAAASWSCAELGQHGIEETAAECRRLGAAAHAFVVDCSKREEIYSAAEKVKKDIGDVNILVNNAGVITTADLLSTQDQQIQKMFEVNTLAHYWTTKAFLPAMMKNNHGHIVTVASVAGHLVASFMVTYCSSKFAAVGFHKALTQELSALGKDGIKTSCLCPVFINTGFVKNPSIRLMKVLEPEKVVNKLLEGILTNQKIIFVPSFLKICLIMEKKTLILLQWNQISKRKYVRLLSHLNDK, from the exons ATGGCTCCaaggaagcagccaccaggtccctgccgTGCAGCCCCATGGCACATGagaggctccacgcactgccctcGTGGTTCCAGGCCGAtgagagctgcggagccagcactaaGGGATGAAGCAGCctgtggagcctccctggccgcccctgtgcctaggggccacaaGGAGCTTGCAGCTGCCTCTTGGAGCTGTGCGGAgctagggcag CATGGCATTGAGGAAACAGCTGCAGAGTGCAGAAGGCTGGGGGCCGCAGCTCATGCTTTTGTGGTGGATTGCAGTAAAAGGGAAGAAATCTACAGTGCTGCAGAGAAG gtgaaaaaaGACATCGGAGATGTTAACATCTTGGTGAATAATGCAGGAGTGATTACAACTGCTGATCTGCTTTCAACTCAGGACCAGCAGATACAAAAAATGTTCGAGGTCAACACTCTCGCTCATTACTGG ACTACAAAAGCATTTCTGCCAGCAATGATGAAGAACAATCATGGCCATATTGTCACTGTTGCCTCAGTAGCTGGTCACTTGGTAGCTTCTTTCATGGTGACTTACTG TTCAAGCAAGTTTGCTGCAGTTGGATTTCATAAAGCCCTAACACAAGAACTTTCTGCATTGGGAAAGGATGGAATAAAAACATCATGCCTTTGTCCTGTTTTTATAAATACTGGCTTTGTCAAAAATCCAAGTATAAG ATTAATGAAAGTTTTGGAGCCAGAGAAGGTTGTAAATAAACTGCTAGAGGGGATATTGACCAaccagaaaattatttttgttccatCATTTCTGAAGATATGTCTAATAATGGAAAA aaaaacaCTCATTTTATTACAATGGAACCAAATCAGTAAAAGAAAGTATGTCAGGCTGCTAAGCCACTTGAATGATAAGTGA